The genomic stretch CTCGAGCTGTTCCACTTGCTCCGTGACGTGGTGGCGCTGCAGCAGGTGCGCGCTGAAGTTCGCGCCGTAGCTCACGCGCTCCGAGCACAGCGGACAGAAGAACGCTTTACGCTTCTCCACCTAAATACCACTTCTATCAAAACTACTTTATATTCAAGACATAGTTTAAAGACGTATGTACCTCGCAAGTCTCAATATATGAGCCAAATTTGACACGTCTAtgtgaaataacattttttatggaataggttggcggacgagcctatgggccacgtgatggtaattgatcaccatcacccatacacaatgacgctgtaagaaatattaaccattccgcGCTCCGAGCACAGCGGACAGAAGAACGCTTTACGCTTCTCTACCTAAATACCACTTCTATCAAAAGTACTTTACATTCAGGACATACTTATTTTAAGCACGCCTGTATCTCGTAAGTTTCAATAAACGAGCCAAATTTGAAACGTCTATGTGACATAGTTTTTGAGCTACAATTGAGTCAAAAGTGGCTTCAAATGGTTCGTGTACTAAACACGGTGCTGCTCGCCGGTTCCGTTACTTGAACTTGGCTTGAAACGCTGCTATGTGCCTAGATAAACACTGTTTAGcgtgttaaataaaacactaaaatattttctttcttatCAAAGATTTGGCATTTTAACAGTCGTAGTCGTAGTCTGATCGATTTCGGCATATCAGCTAATCTTGAATGGCCAGTCATCCATgcacgacagcctgtaaatttctcactactgggttaaggcctcctgttCTTTTGAAGGAAaaatttggagcatatttcaccactaTGCCATATTATACGGGTCGATGGATACGCTTGTCGCGGCatgtcgttgaaattagacacatgcagatttcctcattacatgttttccttcaccgccgagcacgagatgaattacagacacaaattaacacatgaatattcagtggtgcttgcctgggtgtcaacccgaaatcatcggttacgatgcacacgttctaaccactgggccatctcggctcttaatgcGCCACATATCTTGGGaacaaatatgttatgtcctttaTGCTTGCaggtacactggctcattcactccTCAACTTAGAACACAACGTTGCTGAATGCTACCAACTCCAACGGCCTTGCACAAAgaatcttctcggtagaatctactttccgaaccggtggtagcttcacttaattgtaaaatgacgattcaaaagcgcttataaaagcctacttgaataaagtttattttgattttgactacgACCGATCAAATTTATATTGACATAGCAAAACGTACCTCAAAACCGTGAGCTTTCCAAAGGTGATTGTTCAGAATCTGCTTCTGGCTGAAGTCGCGTCCGCATATGTGACACTTCTTTCGGTCGCGCGACGAATACTTCGGCGCGTGGTCGTTGCAGAGTTTCACTATTGGGAATAAGGGTGgagtttaaagtaaagtaaagtaacagcctgtaaatttcccgctgctgagataaggcctcctcttccattaaagagaggctTTGGATCatttccactacgctgttccaatgcggattgatggaatacacatgtggcagcatgtcaatgaaattagacacatgcaggttcctcacgatgttttcattcaccgccatcacgaaatgaattacaaatacaaattaagcatatatatatatatatatagtggtgcttgcctgaatttgaacccgcaatcatcggttaagatgcacgcgttctaaccactgggctatctcggtgGAGTGGGTAagggtaaaaatatataaagcatcGGCAAAGATGTGTCTTTTTTTGGTCATCTGGTTACGTTGTGTGATCGTCATTATATCGAACGTAATCAAAGGCGACCTAAGTCCTCCCCATCTGAATACTTCCTGCCTGAACAAGTCATTCCTCAAGACGCGATAGATGCccgattttatagatgataaaaaagcttagagttaatacctgttgacttccaagcgggatatattaatttaaataattgtattaactaacatgactgtatttttaaatgttgaaaaagagtaactagtgagtttcttgccggttatcgTTATATCGGCAGAATCTGCAATCCGAAACAGTGCTAGCTTCACTTATGTGtcaaatgacaattcaaaagtgtttgtaaaagtctaaattaataaagtatattttcatattattggATAGTATGAAGATAATGATCAACTTCATAACCAAACGCTAATCAACGATTCCTTACATCCGTGCTTCATCCTGAGGTGAGTGAAGCAAGCCTTCTTGCTGTTGTACACATTGTCGCAGAAGTGACACGCGTACTGACGACCCTCGGTCTCCGTGCTCGGATTGTGACACCTAAGACCAATAcgatacaataggctatttgacaatgagaaaaataaattgtgaattattgtaatcagtgtatattattagtttaaaaatggttatttactaaagaaacttgaaaataatttttaacttattcaaaattcataaataaaaatgccttgcatttctactatatgtaccaaagattaaaatacaagaaagtgacgtcaccgaccccatttcagcgccatattgtccaagtagcgtttttgcgcgctatttaaatatggaatttttcatatgatatttttcgttaaatatgtactagaagtaaaaaaaacaacttttactgggttccttaacttcttctaaataatatcaaatggattttaaaaaccagtcacaTAGCCTATTTACAAtcgtatcaattaaaaaaatgtatgtttgaaTGTATGTTGTCATTATCACGACTACGCACAGCTTATAGCTTACagcttatatataaatttcccactgctgggctaaggtctcctgaAAATTTTAACCAATTTATATAGACGCTGAAGGCAGTTCAACCATAGTTGGGGTAAAAGTTGCTAACAAACAGGTCAATTTATGGAAATGGTTACTACAGCCAATGGATATtggcgctgtatgaaatattaaacattcagttaatcgccaatgcgctaccaatctTGAGAGctgagatattatgtcccttgtgcctgtagctacattCAATCTTCAAATCTGAACAATCCTTACTAAGTATTGCTTGTTACTGGTAGAATCTGGTTTTCCACAGAACCCTAACCATCAAGTACCTAATTTTcatttagggtgttggttgtcatgtgttaggcaaataaaATAGCCTAcatcttttcttggagttcaagtttgcttcatacaaaatttcatcaaattcgattgtgacatacagacagacagacagagttatatttacatttgtaatattaataatatagattcgAATAAATTGTCTCACCTATTGAAATGATCAGCCAAATCCCTCAACGAAGCCCCGCACAGGTTACACTCGCGGACCTTCCGGCCTGTACGAGGTTCGAGGCCGTGCACCAACCGGATGTGGTGGTGGATCCCCTCCACAGAGGTCAGCTGGAGGTTGCAGTATATGCAAGTCGTCTCATCGAGAGCCTCAATTTCGTGTTCCTCGTCCATATCTTCAATGTGTAATTTATGGCCTTAATGCTTTTTTACCAGTCGCCCGACTTTGCAGGCGATTTAGGAGATTATTGTCAGaccaatattgtaatttatggccttaatgctttttttaccagTCGCCCGACTTTGCAGGCGATTTAGGAGATTATTGTCAGaccaatattgtaatttatggccttaatgctttttttaccagTCGCCCGACTTTGCAGGCGATTTAGGAGATTATTGTCAGaccaatattgtaatttatgacCTTAATGCTTTTTTACCAGTCGCCAGACTTTGCAGGCGATTTAGGAGATTATTGTCAGaccaatattgtaatttatggcCTTAATGCTTTTTTACCAGTCGCCAGACTTTGCTCACGATTTTAGGAGGTGATTGTCAGgcgtcaatattaatttaaataattctgagagccggttcgttttttgcccagaggatcgcaATTGCGATccaacggggaaacgctgctagcattcttgccaccattgcacgcggtcaagatttatacagtaactagttttagttcatatttgtatatatttaagcatttaatgtcgTTAATTCTTATGTCAATAAAGTTAAGTTTAtctttgttctatatttaaataattgtatttactaacatgactgtattattttaaatgttgaaaaagagtaactactgagttccttgtcggctcttctcggtagaatctactttccgaaccggtggtagcttcacttaattgttaaatgacgattcaaaagtgcttgtaaaagcccacttgaataagtttaatttgattattttattgattgcgTCAGCCACGAAAATAAGCTTATGTACTTATTTGGAGTTGAAGCTTGATTCAtggcaaatttcatcaaattcggttcagtagtttgacCATGAAAACGCAGGCAACTGACATAATCATAAGTATAGGTACACCTTAATGCTTGGAAATGgtgcatataaaaatacataacgaTGGTTCATGTCTTACAATCGGTTGAATGGTTGATCAACCAGCCAGTACAAACATACTAgcataagtaacagcctgtacatttcccactgctgagataaggtttcctcttccattaaggagagggttttggaacatattccaccacgctgttccaatgcgggttggtggaatgcacatgtggcagaattttgatgaaattagacacatgcaggtttcctcacgatgttttccttcaccgccgagcacgaggtgaattataaacacaaattaagcacatatatatagtggtgcttgcctgggtttgaatccgcattcatcggttaagatgcacgcgttctaaccactgggccatctcagctcttttattctaacattatttatgttaaatattaaaaattatctttCTATATACAATACCACACaattaattctattatataCGGAACCCTGGCGTACAATTGGCAAGACTTGTGCTACACACTTATAATTGGAAATCAACGGAGGTCAAATAGAGGTCAAGTCATTACCTTCATCATTTTCGTCATTATCACTCCCAGCCTTCCTGATGGCTTTACTTGATTTACCTTGAGCCTCATCAGCTTCTAGGATGGCCTCGTCGAGATACTCTTCATCTGAATTAggatttaacaataataatagtactactgcttggtggtagggctttgtgcaagcccgtctgggtaggtaccatccactcatcagttattctaccgccaaataacagtactcagtattgttgtgttccggtttgaagggtgagtgagccagtgtaactacaggcacaaagggcataacatcttagtttccaaggttggtggcacattgatgatgtaaggaatagttaatatttcttacagcgtctttgcctatgggtgatggtaaccacttacaatcaggtggcccatatggtcgtccgccaacttataccataaaaaaaactctaaaCACACCCCCCCTCCCACTCTTTTGGACTAAGACCAATCCATTAgaaagggctttgtgcaagcccgtctggtaaGTCGCCTTTGGGCCCTAGCCCCAACTGGTAGTAGCCCTGTTTGTActtactgtactgtactacCAAGTTAGGTCCCATaaagtgtatattatttttttccctATCAAAACTATCTTGGTTACAACTCGGGAGTATATACTTACGAAACCACTTAAGTAGTTTTATAGATTTAGCATAGTTGTTAGAATAGCcaggattttttaataaaattgaacgcGACTTGTAAGCGTTCAACTTAGTGTCAAAAAGACGCAAGTGACAAGTGacaactttatttataacaaagctTCCCACTTCAAAAtgtaagataattataaaatcatgtaaataaaatggTCAAGCAAATAATAATGTCGTTTATGacctataaacaaataaaatccgttaaaaaaaaattgcttcgTACAACTGTCAATTCTTGGCTCGTATTCGATTAAAAAAGTAGAGCATAATTTAACGTAATTCATTGCACAAAATCTCAGTACAGGATAGCGCGTCAAGCATACTTAAAACTCAATGGATTACATCCATATCATTGCTGCCACTGATAGATTAGATTATCTGACAAAGATCGTCTAAATTGCTTTGTCAAGTCTTTCCTCACAATGTATATAATAGGTTATATATTATCTAAAATGATCCAATTTactaatttaactaatattattatcataaacagAATACCTTTGATGGTCTGCAGAGTATCGATCGTTTTAATAGTTTGACTTTTAAAAGTATTCGCCTTTTCCAACTTTTCGACGCAATTggtgcatatatatttaaaatagtttgacACCTAAAACaatatgtacttaaaataaGTTTAGTAATATACAATAATCTAAAACTTATGCAAAGAGAATGTAGTATTCATTAAACGAAAAGtcaaacattattttgaattgaattaaaaaactaaCCTTCACATCAAAGCAGGTTTCAAGCATTTGTCCGTATGTTTCTTCATTATTTGCGTATGCAACAAATAGGTCGCATAAATCATTAGTATTTGTGCAACTAATGCAACCTACAAATTCATCTTCTTCCTCCATATTTAGCCTTTTCGTGAACTTCTAAACAAGGAGTTCATTGCtacgtttaaatttcgaacttcCCGCGTTTGTTTGATAGAAGACGATCAATTGCTtagcgaaaaaaaaatttaaaaatgttcactatttaatttattac from Vanessa cardui chromosome 28, ilVanCard2.1, whole genome shotgun sequence encodes the following:
- the LOC124541351 gene encoding transcriptional repressor CTCFL-like, translating into MEEEDEFVGCISCTNTNDLCDLFVAYANNEETYGQMLETCFDVKVSNYFKYICTNCVEKLEKANTFKSQTIKTIDTLQTIKDEEYLDEAILEADEAQGKSSKAIRKAGSDNDENDEDMDEEHEIEALDETTCIYCNLQLTSVEGIHHHIRLVHGLEPRTGRKVRECNLCGASLRDLADHFNRCHNPSTETEGRQYACHFCDNVYNSKKACFTHLRMKHGLKLCNDHAPKYSSRDRKKCHICGRDFSQKQILNNHLWKAHGFEVEKRKAFFCPLCSERVSYGANFSAHLLQRHHVTEQVEQLEFSSMDDFMMYKSAIQEETKFRFRKTTASKQTIEGVRSHYMCSQSGIYVYQGKGKRPAPERQIYKTGKACPAHMIVTETLDKVLVTFYKTHVGHGTCPYYEPREPKRKAGAAGGSWVKGLMQKTVLLGTARIVRKFLSLEP